A genomic window from Pecten maximus chromosome 4, xPecMax1.1, whole genome shotgun sequence includes:
- the LOC117326322 gene encoding uncharacterized protein LOC117326322, giving the protein MDGKKYSVSVPEAFVARLNSTDQEVKRDAQQELVLLMRNADAISDTNQNSLDNSKEIEESSETDPPLAKSWREDEARALLLHRISMDGEFRSMKTHKSLWKQISTMLKEQNITATPDQCDNKFKAMKKDYKSAKDHNNKSGNGTKTCRFFEEFDQLYGCRAGTTPEATLCSLSVDDTSTSTPEEKDEEKASSILNKCLGAN; this is encoded by the exons ATGGATGGAAAAAAATACAGCGTCTCGGTACCAGAGGCATTTGTAGCCAGGTTGAACTCAACAG ATCAAGAAGTGAAAAGGGATGCTCAGCAAGAGCTTGTTCTGCTTATGAGAAATGCTGATGCAATTTCTG aTACAAATCAAAACAGTTTGGATAACAGCAAGGAAATCGAAGAAAGCAGTGAAACAG ATCCTCCATTGGCCAAGTCATGGCGAGAAGATGAAGCTAGGGCCCTGCTTCTCCATCGCATTAGCATGGATGGAGAATTTAGGTCCATGAAAACACACAAAAGCTTGTGGAAGCAGATTTCCACAATGCTTAAAGAACAAAATATTACTGCGACTCCAGATCAATGTGACAACAAGTTTAAGGCTATGAAAAAAGACTACAAGTCTGCCAAAGACCACAACAATAAGAGTGGTAATGGAACGAAGACTTGCCGTTTTTTTGAGGAGTTTGATCAGCTGTACGGCTGTAGAGCAGGAACTACCCCAGAGGCTACATTGTGTAGTCTTTCTGTCGATGACACCTCTACAAGTACACCAGAGGAAAAAGACGAGGAAAAGGCCAGCAGCATCCTCAACAAGTGTCTTGGAGCAAATTGA
- the LOC117326321 gene encoding putative nuclease HARBI1, producing MADRNMVMSLLRVIIDDIMDIEEELSIMDEEEIEELVLVNVGSTNRRIIPKVIGFAEEVIPQYTETDFRRDFRVCKNTFERLIAELTPAIEYTIRESGKEGLPVRKQLLVYLWYISNQDSIREISRLFGVSTSTVHRCIRRVSKALCSMRQHIIRWPDFGTQGLISEAISERVGLPNVVGFIDGTHIRLSQIPNGDTDYINRKGYPSIVLQLVVDDQLLITDCYVGWPGSTHDARVYHNSPLHDKLVRRDILGQDNFIIGDGAYPLSTSLMTPFRDTGRLTQPQKRYNRIVSSVRQSVERAIGHLKSRFRRHQRCVLQRRS from the exons atggcggacaGAAACATGGTCATGAGCTTACTACGGGTAATTATTGATGATATCATGGACATAGAAGAAGAACTATCAATTATGGATGAAGAAGAGATCGAAGAACTCGTGTTGGTCAATGTTGGAAGTACAAACCGCAGAATTATCCCAAAAGTTATTGGGTTTGCAGAGGAAGTGATACCCCAATACACGGAGACAGACTTCCGACGTGACTTTCGTGTTTGTAAGAATACTTTTGAAAGACTTATTGCTGAGCTTACGCCTGCTATTGAATACACAATACGGGAAAGTGGAAAGGAAGGACTTCCGGTAAGGAAACAACTGCTAGTGTATTTGTGGTACATAAGCAATCAGGACAGTATTAGAGAAATTAGCCGTTTGTTTGGTGTGTCAACATCAACCGTCCACAGATGTATTCGACGAGTTTCAAAGGCATTGTGCAGCATGCGCCAGCATATCATTAGGTGGCCAGATTTTGGCACCCAAGGCCTAATATCTGAAGCTATATCTGAGCGTGTTGGTCTTCCTAACGTCGTGGGTTTTATCGATGGGACACATATTCGTTTAAGTCAGATTCCCAATGGCGATACCGATTACATCAACCGCAAAGGATATCCATCTATTGTACTGCAGCTGGTTGTAGATGATCAACTTCTCATCACAGACTGTTATGTTGGATGGCCTGGTTCAACACATGATGCCAGAGTGTATCACAATTCACCGTTGCATGACAAACTAGTGAGAAGGGATATTCTTGGACAAGACAACTTTATCATAG GTGATGGAGCTTATCCACTTTCAACATCATTGATGACACCCTTTAGGGACACTGGAAGATTGACACAGCCACAGAAGCGATATAATCGCATAGTTTCATCTGTACGGCAAAGTGTTGAGAGAGCAATTGGCCATTTGAAGAGCAGGTTCAGAAGGCATCAGAGATGTGTACTGCAGCGACGTAGCTAG